The following DNA comes from Candidatus Hydrogenedentota bacterium.
GGTGATAGGCACACGGGGCTTATCTTTTCGATCTTGCCGACCATAGCCATAGTAGGGTATCACGACTGTGATGCGTTCTGCCGATGCCCGGCGCGCTGCATCACAAAAGATCAACAATTCCATTAAATTGTCGTTTACCGGAGGAGCGGTGCTGTTGACGATGAAGACATCGTGACCGCGGATATGGTCATGGATTTGCAGATGAATTTCGCCGTCACTGAAGCGGCCGATAGTTGCGTGTCCAAGAGGAATGCCTAAATGTTGGCAAATTCCTTCTGTCAATCGCTGAGAAGCACTTCCGGTGAATATCTTCATGCTATTAGAAAAATCCACGACTCCATACCTTTCCTCTCATTTATTGCAGGCGTGTTTTCTCCCCTAAACGTATTAAAATGGCTGGGGCGGCTGGATTCGAACCAACGCATGCCAGAACCAAAATCTGGTGCCTTACCAACTTGGCGACGCCCCAAGAAAAACAATCGATTTTAAGATTTGGGAGAGTATAAATCAGGGGACTGAAGTATAACAAGCAAGGGGAAGGTATGTCAAACATCTGTCCCCGCTGAATTTTTTTGTTGAAACAAAGATCGAATCCGTCGCTTTAGCCCTTTATTATGGTCACTGCCTTAGCAATTATTTAGAAAATGAATACGCTCTTTTTTTAGGTTAAATCTTTTTTTATCCATACATTGTATAATTATTTAGACGGCTGTTGTTAACAACAAGCTTAGAACCTTCGCAACAAGAGAAAGTGGAATCCATGATCATAGGCGTGCTCAGTGATACCCATAATAATTGTGAGCTGATGATGAAAGCGGTTAGGATCTTGACGGATGATTTTGGCATAGATTCCCTAATCCACTTGGGCGATGATTGGGAAGATAAAGAATATTTGGAACACTTGGGATATCAGGTAAAAGGGGTACCCGGTCTGTGGTGTTCCGCCTACAGAAGTGGTTACGTACCTAAGGTGGGTATTTCAACATTTAACAACACCCAAATAGTGTATGTTCATGATATCCAAGCATTGACAGAAATTCCGTTGAAAACCGAGCTCCTCTTAAGCGGCCATACCCACCACTTTCATATAGAATTGCGGCAAGGTATACCCCACATGAATCCCGGTCATTTGAAATCGCCCATAAATCGGGGGAGAGAGGCGAGCTTTGGAGTCGTGCAGTTGGATAAAAAGAGCATGTCTTTGTCTGTGTACAATCTTCAACGACAACTGCGTCTAAACCGCACATTTTCGTTACTCCATGAATAGGGAAAGGCTACAGATGAAGGCGTTGAATAGATCTCGTGAAGCTAGCCAAGAAGAAAAAGATCGCGCCCTACAGACGCGTGTTCATCAATTATAAATACAGACGTTTACAATCCGCTTGGGATGAGCTGACAGGTGATCTAGCCTTTCGTATCATCCCTATAAAAGCCCATAACCTTCGTGCTCTTGTATATCTAAATAATTGATCAAAGGAAGCGCTTAATTGCAGAATTCGATCGAAATTATTTCTTTGAAACAAGTTGCATTTCGAATTTGAACCTGCATATACTTAGTTGGGCCAATAAGAATTGGAGGTATTTAAGATGAACAGCGAGGAATATAAAA
Coding sequences within:
- a CDS encoding metallophosphoesterase family protein; this translates as MIIGVLSDTHNNCELMMKAVRILTDDFGIDSLIHLGDDWEDKEYLEHLGYQVKGVPGLWCSAYRSGYVPKVGISTFNNTQIVYVHDIQALTEIPLKTELLLSGHTHHFHIELRQGIPHMNPGHLKSPINRGREASFGVVQLDKKSMSLSVYNLQRQLRLNRTFSLLHE